The following is a genomic window from Anas acuta chromosome 3, bAnaAcu1.1, whole genome shotgun sequence.
TAACTTACACTTCTGTAAGGTCGTTTTGTTGCCAATGGATTTTTTAATTCACAATATAGACAGGGGTGGagtctgatttatttattttttcctcctgcatttgTCCTGGTTAGAATCACCTATTCTCTTTCAACCACAGCTGTTATTTGGGGTCTGTGTTTGCTTAGCTTAGCAGAGGGTGTCTGAGATTCTTACCCAGTGGTTGTCCTAGAAATGAGTGCAAGATGCTACCTTCTGAGTGACTTCTCTGAGTTGTCCCTCAGTGGGAAAAGAGTCCCCCTCTTGGCAGTCACTGTCAGgatgtttttttaatcagtccTTCTAGTCCTCTGTGGGTTTCAATGGTATGTATTTGCACCATTTTTGTAAGCCAGCTGAAGCACTAGATGTCCTGTTTATTTGGTGTAGGGTTCAGTACAGATAAATGCAGCATAGTTTTAGCAAAACACAGTTTTCTGCTTCTACTAAACATGGTTTTATTATGGCTTGTTTCGAGGAAGTCTCTCTAGCTGTACAAAGTTTTATCCTTTCCTGTAGCAAGTGTTGATATCACGTAAGATCTTTCATAAAGTGACAACAGCGGCATAACCTTTCATGGCACTGTTACACAGATGGAGGTGCAGGGATGTTACATAAAGCTCAGCTTTGTAACGACCACAGTAATGAGAACCACATCTGTTGCAGTGTGCCTTCCTACCTGCCTGTACCCATCAGTCTTCTGTCTTGAAGTGTGGAAGGTTTAAATTTTGAGAGACAAGggtttaaatttcttttatgGTAGAAACAGTCTGTCTAGACACTTCGTTAGAACATTGTTTTTAACGGAGCCCCTAAGCCATCCTGGATATAGAAAAGAGTGCATTCTGCCCTCTGACATGGATCCTATCTCCAGCTGAGGAGGCAACTGAGAGGGTTTATTGGGGCCATGGCAAACAAAGAATTAATACTTACTGTGGATTATAGGCAAGTCAGGTCTATGGCAGACAACTTCTTTCTTGGCAGAGAATCAATGCAGGGAGGCCACAAAGTGCAATAAAACTTGTCCACAGAATAtaatctgtgtttgtttgtttgtttgtttgtttgggatGCCACCACCTCATTTTGATTTGTTGCAGGGCATTTATGGGTCCCACTTTAGGAGGATTTCTAAATGATAAGCTGGGTTTTGAATGGGCCTCAGCCATCCAAGGAGGATGGGCACTGTTAAGTGTAAGTAATTACAAACATCTTGCTTTTTATACCTATTGTAATTAAGAACTATTGCATAAGTTTGTTGTTATTATGATTGTAACTGACTGTTTCCTCAAAGGGTCTTGCAATTGGAATATTCTATATTGCTGAGGCCACAAGACGAAGGTATgcagagatatttttctttattttatttaaatcaaatcTTTGGAAGTTGTGCTTCCCTTGTTTCTTCACTATCAACCTAACAATGAGCAGTAAAAATATTGCTTACATACTTTGTCTCTATGCTTTACTAAATCCTCGCTGACCTAAACAGAGACCTGAACCTGGCAATGCCAGTTCTATACAAGCAACAGGACTGTGGCATTAAAGAGCAAACCCTACTTGTAGTTCCTCCAGGAGGATATCTGTGAGCTGTGTCTGTAGAAATGTATGTGAAAGCAATAGTATATGTTTCTGTGCAATCGTAGGGAGCCAAATTAAATGATCCAGGTAGCTTTTTCCACATTATGTGTGGGTTTTATGTTATAATGTTAGTATTGCATAGAAATATCTAGAGAATATTAAACCTGTTTCTTCCCTACcgttcttttccttctgcaaacAGTTCAAGTTCCAGCCTGCAAAATCCTCCTGTTGATAATGAAGAAAGAACTCATCTGTTGGCTAGTGAAACATAGccagaaattattttggttCTCCATttactgttgtggtttaacttCGTGTCTGAGATGAGTGGACTTAACAGTGTTTCGTTATTCTGGAGTCGTGATACACGACCCCCTAGTGAACAGCCAGTTGTGGTTTACTTGGAGCTGCATCACTGTTTTGAAACACTAAACAATGACTGCCTTTCTTTTGGAGGTCCTCGTGTGGATTGGTTGCACTGATGAGTAACCCTCAGCTGTTGGCCTCTTTAATTGTATTCCATATGCAGTGTACCACTGTATGTGAAGAGGTGCATTTTCAAATGTCTGGCTTCTGTGCATTATTCTTGGATAAAGCTACTATTTTGCTACTGtgatttttctatattttttagAAGAAAGGTTATCTTGTAATACTTTAACTGATAACATAAAATGTTGAGACAGCATTTGAAATggcaaagcacttaagcacaATACTGTTTTCAATAAAGCAACTTTTTTCCTAAGTTTTGTGAATTTTCTTGGAAAGGAACAGTCTTTGTGTACCAGCAGTTGCATTATATGAGTGTCTGAAAATGGGAAGCAAAGGTAATGAAGAGAAGACATAGCATTTCCACACAGAACTGATTTTCAGTCCTGAaggagacacacacacacacagtgcacTATGTACAAACATGGTCGTATTATATATGAAGACTTAGTTTTTGGTCTGTGAGAGATCCGTTTTGCTAATAAATGCCATCTGGAATATTTGTACTAAATGACTCTGCAACAGTAAATCTATGAGAAGTTAGGGCTACTATTTtccaacagaggaaaaaataaaatctgcccTTCCTCTAGATGCTTAGCACAAAAATTTTCTCTGATAGCTGGCTGAACTATGAAGCATTAGGGTGCAAAGAGCAACCTTCCTCTAGGAACATCCTGGCAGTAGCTCTGTTTCCTTTTGTATCCTTTTTGAGATCCAGGGTGTACTGCTCAAACTAGTATAAAATGCCAGTCCTGCATGTGCTGACGGTGAGGCAGGTACGAAGGAGCTGAGAGAACCAGTGGAAAATGCCAAGTGCATAAGGTGCAAAGCTGTAGAAATGAGCTTCATTAGCTCTGCTGTGGAATTACTTGTTTACTTACCTGATCTGTGCTGCTAGGACTTAAGTGGCAGGAATTACCAGAACATAAATATCAATGAAAATAACGAGCTGTCCTGCAACTTGTGAGCTTTGCCAGCAGTCCACTAGAAATTGGTCAGGCTTAACTAACTGCTCTGGCActacattttctcttccttctttcacGTATACAGTGGAGGTGAAAACCTGAATTGGGATCctgttttccagattttttcttcagatcaaCTAGTTCACAAGTGTGTTCTCCTGCCGTGATGGTCTAGGGGTCCGGAAACCATGGTTAAAGGAGAGCAGGGGGGTCTCCTATGGGAGACCAAGCTCTCCCACAGCCCGTGCTGTGCCTGTCTCATCTGATGGCAGGTCTCAATACCCAGTTTGCTTTGCTAACAGCTGCACTGTCTGTGAAGCTGTGAATAAGTGCTGGGTATAGCCAAACAGCACACAGCTAGATCCAAGCAGCCCTGAGCCACTGCGGTGCCCATGCAGCAGCACCGGCCTCAGGGGCAGTCCCCAGCTGCACCCTACAGTTTGCCCAGCAATGTCTGTGCTGAGATTTCCCAAACTCCTCtggctttcttcctcctgtgaCCTGGACTTGCCTTCAACTTATTTCAGTAATGCCGGGCCTGAACACTCGGTGAATCTGGCCGGCAATGCGTTtcttcagctgcagcacagcgGCGACTTCTCTGTCGGTGGTGTAACCATGGGGCAGGATTGCTCAATGCCTGTGGCTCTCCGGCCTTTGATGTTTGAGTCTTTAGGGACACCGTGATTGCATCGCATGGTGTCAGCTTTCTGTCGCTCCGGGGAATTCCCAGATTTCTGCAAGACTTTCCCTATTAAAGTCCCCTGGTTTTGCTCCCCCTGTCCTCCTCTTGGGTGACTTCCAGACTTCAGGTATGGGGTTTTTGAGAGCTCGTGCCTCTGCTGTGGTTTTGGTGCTGTCTGCTCTTGAGGCCTGGGCCCTGGACAGCTACATTGCAGCCGTCTATGAGCACAGTGTGCTCTTGTCAGAGGACACTGAAAAACCTACTTCGCCCGAGGAGGCTTTGATGCTGATGGACAGAAACATGGATGTTTTGGAAGTGGCCATCAAAGAAGCAGCCAGACAGGTATTATGACCTAGAGACATGGCTTTGTTAAATGTTCATCATTGATACGGGGGGGGAGGGAAACgttctttgtttttgtatgttGGTACTAGGGTGCCCACATCGTTGTGACTCCTGAAGATGGCATTTATGGCTGGGTGTTCACAAGGGAGACGGTATACCCTTATCTTGAAGATATTCCAGACCCACAGGTGGACTGGATTCCATGTGCTGATCCTGAAAGGTATTGTCTCTGCTGTGTGAGGGGGAATGGTCTGGTGGGAAAAACAGCTGCGTTTAGCAGTGCTAATGGTCCAGGACATTTACAATTATACACAACTGCTGTGCGAGGAAGGCAGGTTAGACGTTGTATAGTTGCCATCAGTAGCTTCAGACAGCTTCCTTGCAGATTTTACTATTTCATAATGCATTCCATGCATGCTGTAGAACGTTTTTGTGATTCTATGTTTGAGATTTAGGAacattacaaatatttgtgaataAAATAACTGCTACTATTCAAAGCTTATTCTGCACTAttttagatttatatttttttaatcttgaccCTAAGTGAACAAGAAGTATGACGTGGTGGCCTTTTTATTCTGTTAACgtattttatttccatcaaaTTAAAGCATAATCAGTTCTTCTTAACATCACACCATTGTAAAGGGGAGGAAggcaaagttttattttccttaataaaTCACACCATTTTTTGAGACTTACAAGGAGCAACTGAGGGAattgggattgtttagtctggagaagagtaggctgaggggagacctcatcgctctctacaactacctgaaaggagttTACAATGTGGATGGTGACACTCTTGAACATGAGGAAACAGCCTCAGATTCcagcaggggaggtttagactggtcattaggaagaatttctccaCAGAGTGGGTGCTTAGGCATTggatcaggctgcccagggaagtggtggccCCCCCATCCCTGgtggtatttaagagatgtgcaGACATGGCACTGAGGGACTTGGTTTAATGATGGGACTCAGTAGATGTCCTGGATGatctaaaagttttttttccaacctgGATGGcttcatgattctgtgatacgGTGAAAGGTATTGGAACGCaatgcagaagaaacaaatcCTGAGCAATGTCAAGATGGCAACTGAATCAAGAACTGGAGCAGAATGCTGAGATTAGCCCGTATGTCGCTGTCACAtcagtgctctgctgcacaacagcagcagaagggagaaTTAGAGGGTGCAAAGATTTGCTTTCACTGTGAGGAAACTGCTGTGTTCCTCAGTTTTTTGATGTGAGATGAAGCCAGAGTTTCAGCATCCtaaattttgaaacaaaaacactgtgtcctgtttaataacagaaaacaactATATTGTATTAGGAGTACCTTACTTAAACCTACTGTTGTGATCTGTAGCCTTATTTTTGGCGTTTATACCAATTCACTGGTTTTGACGccttatttccttccttccctgctgcttaGATTTGCTCCTTCACCAGTGCAGAAAAGATTGAGCTGCCTGGCAAGGAATAACTCCATCTATGTGGTTGCAAATATGGGAGACAAGAAGCCGTGTAATTCCAGTGACCCAAGGTGCCCAGCTGATGGTCACTACCAGTACAATACCAACGTTGTCTTTGATTCAGAAGGGAAACTGGTGGCTCGTTATCACAAGGTAAGACAATTCTACAAAGTTTAGGAAGCATATGATCCATGGGCGATTAAAGATTTGGAACAAAGGCTACTTCCCAGGCTTATGTGTATTTGTACATAGAGTCGTTATTTAGCGGGTTTCACATGGTGAGTAAAAGTCACTGCCTTAAGATACCTTCACTCCTGCTATTCTGAAATCAATAGCAagtaattaaatgaaattaaactcAGACctctgtttttactgtttctcaGTAGGAAGTGACacatgaaatattaaaacttaAACATCCTAAATTCTTGCTAACTAAATACAAATCCCCTTCGCTGGTGTAAATCAGAACCACAAATATTTGTGCTTAACTACTCTTACAATGGTAAGAATTCTTCTAAAAATTAAGTAGTAACATGTCCACAAAATATATTCtccattatttgtatttaagtgAATAAGTATTGTAATGAATATTATTCTGAATCAAATAATTTGATttctaatgttttgtttttgttttctcatttctttctttccacaaaCAGTATAACCTTTTTGTGACAGAGAAACAATTTAATTATCCCAAGTATCCAGAATTTGTGACTTTCAATACATCCTTTGGATATTTCGGCATTTTTACTTGTGCAGACATACTCTTTCATGACCCAGCTGTGGTCCTGGCAAGCAGATTTCAGGTTGACACAATTCTATTCCCAACTGCTTGGGTTAATACTCTTCCACTTCTGTCGGCTGTCCAGTTTCACTCAGCATGGGCTATGGGAATGGGTGTCAACTTTCTTTCGGCAAATACACGTAACTCCACTTTAGATATGACAGGTAATGTGATATTGGTCTAATTGACCGTGTTCATGTGGATaacattatatttattatatctaCATAGTCCATTTGACCTGGGCTGAAATACCCATAAGCTTTAGGCATGCATG
Proteins encoded in this region:
- the LOC137854235 gene encoding pantetheinase-like; this translates as MGFLRARASAVVLVLSALEAWALDSYIAAVYEHSVLLSEDTEKPTSPEEALMLMDRNMDVLEVAIKEAARQGAHIVVTPEDGIYGWVFTRETVYPYLEDIPDPQVDWIPCADPERFAPSPVQKRLSCLARNNSIYVVANMGDKKPCNSSDPRCPADGHYQYNTNVVFDSEGKLVARYHKYNLFVTEKQFNYPKYPEFVTFNTSFGYFGIFTCADILFHDPAVVLASRFQVDTILFPTAWVNTLPLLSAVQFHSAWAMGMGVNFLSANTRNSTLDMTGSGIYAPDGPRTYYYNTETENGHLLVKELSSHPRRSPGYPSAVNWKLYASSIKWLPSNDHYFSGVIYHDLFSFTELTEPEGNRAICQKDLCCHLSYKMTEKQKDDIYVLGAFDGLHVVEGEYYLQVCTLLKCRSTDLSTCGQPVETAQTKFDMFSLSGTFGTNYVFPEVLYSGVQLAPGEFEVLSDGRVISRTGTSEPVLSITLFGRWYEKDPPHTERASP